From the genome of Tachysurus fulvidraco isolate hzauxx_2018 chromosome 14, HZAU_PFXX_2.0, whole genome shotgun sequence:
AATTTTACttacaggtttatataaatatttgtgataATAACCAGCAGGAACATTctacaaatacaaatgaaaaggcaaattttaaatgaagttatgctaactgtaaagaaaaagaaaaaaaaagacaaagatgaAGATGTATGAAAGCTACAACATGCAGAAGGTCAGTTGCAGAATGACACAGTGTTCATCAGCTTGTTTATCAGTTTTAATGGTTATAACATGATTGTGTAAGTATGTAACCTATTCTGTTATAGTGTCAGTGGTGTTCAAAATCTATTGATCACTTCACAAGTGCAGATGATCCTGGTAATGGTGCAGACTCTCTACTAATAAAGTGTCCTTCTgctttctatatattttaaccCTATGGGTTGCACAGATTGGTACCTCGTTGATCAAACAGTGTGATTaccttttataaatatttaatagaaTGCTGTTTTTTATGATGTGCACAATTTCAGTATGTTATTGCAAAGCCCTGATCAGAATAGAACAGACCCACAGAAAAGTTGTGTTCTGAAATGAAAAGGCATGTCTGAGCAAGGGGGTCCACCAACCAGGCTGGGTTACACCAGGTTGTGAGGAGGCATGAGCCAATATTTTGCCACTGTATTGTGAACAGCTTGTGGAAGGCTACCTTATGAGGTCAAGTTTAGTAATTACGCAATGGTAAACCCACTGAAATGTAGAGTCTATCATTTTAAAATGGCCTAGTAGTCATAATTGTCCTAACAGTCTTAACATCTGAGGTGTAAGTTAGCTGTGTGGAGCTGTGAACAATTAAATTGAATGTCATTGGGCTAGACATGTGTAAAAGCCAGAATATAAAAATCTACAGTGACAATTTTTCACATTAAATTTAATTGTCGTTTTGACTATTTGTTGAGGCTCTATTTGCTAGTACTATAatgtactataataataataataataataataataataataataataataataatagcacagTAAGTGTTACTGATTCACAAATCAAAGGTCCTGTGTTTGCACATTGTTCCCATGTTCCTGCAGATCTCACAAAGGGTTTCCTGTGGATTCCAGATTGTATTtaggtgttaatgtgtgtatgtttaaaagTCATCCACATTAAGGGTTTATTCCTGTATATAATAAACCCTGTACATAATAAAATCCTTCTTAAGATTAAACGAATAAATGAGTCAATGTAGTTTGATTATaagtgaatgaaaaaaattaactgtttttctttttttattattaaaatggcACCCTGCACACGTAACTATTATTAGTGACTTTTATTTTTGAGACGCCGCGCTAGGATATGAGTAAAGCGGTCGCGGTATCCTGCACATCACGCACTATTATCATTGTATACTTCCGCTGAGCCTCTGTTCAGTCGAGTGGCTCTTGTGCTGGAGTTTCACTCAGGTAAACTAACACCAGAGCGGACCGTTCCTGAGGACGTCGACTTGACAGTATAGTTTATTACTAAATAAACAATATCATGATAAAAGCCATATTAATATTCAACAACCATGGGAAACCCAGGCTTTCGAAATTTTATGAACATTACGTAAGTATGAGTTTCATTAACGCTAGCTAGCAAACTCCAGGCTAAGTTGAGCATCCAGTTAAACGAACCCGGGTGAGCTGTGAGAAAAGTCTGTACTCATTTCTCCCAGAGCAATAATTAGTTCTGTACATTTCTGCTATTTCGACaacatgtcatttttatttacaggcTAAAAAGTGCTAGCTTGTTGTTGCTATTAGTAACGACTGGAGCTAACTGGCTAGTCAAAATAAGTGCGCGTGCTGGCATATTTTAACCAAATAATTTGCCTAGCATTTGTTTGTACACCTGTTTGCATCTTTTGTTTTGCTGTCGCTGTATAAGCTAAAATACAACCTGACCGTTAAGTGATTTTTGCGCAGTGAACGTATCGTGATATGAATCGATTAAATTGTAATTGAAAAAGACAATTAAAGTGTCATGGCTGAAACGGGCTACTGAAATCCTAACTAAGAGAGGATCATGTTACATGTGTGTTATGTGATCTTTCTGATCATGTGTGATGCTGAGAGCAGATACTCTTACACTGTGGTGGGTTCGGGTTACCACGTGACTCGGCCTTGTGTTTGACACGTGATTCAGTGAGACTTTTCAGGCTAAACACCATCATACGTGTGTTTACAAACCAATCAGCATGTTTGATTTCAAATGAacgaacaatttttttttcaaatgaattaactagaaataaatgaacaccaccatcatcattatcatcatcataaaatcTGTTATTGAAGtgcctatttatttatcataagcagaaatgttttaaataggTAGATTTAATGACCAgaattttaggtttttttttaaattcctggCTAAAGTAATCTTTTTGAGCTTTTATTTATTCGTCTAATGCTGATGCGCATCATTGCAGATGAGATCAAATAGTATtctaaggaaaaaagaaaagtgtggGTGAGGTGAACATAGGAGTGTACAAAGTGATCCGACAGGCTGAtgtaataaaagataaataacattataGTTTTTTTGAAGTAACTCAAATCCGTATTGTTTTTGAGAATGAACATGGTAAAGGTTGGTATTAGACACAGCAGGGCTCACACCATAGGATGAGAGAAAACGTCTTATCTGGCTATCTGAATATAACATCACTGATGTGCTAACACTGTACAGTGCTTCTCAACACAGCTGTATACACAAAGTgaaacattttgtgtgtttttttaccaAATGGCACTCGAAGCTCTGCAGTTCTCCACTAAACCTACAGttgaacaaacaataaataattctaaataattatttttaatgtgattATCAGTGAAAGCTTATGGGTGCTTTCACACTGGCACTTTAGTCTGAAACAGAACAGGGCTTGAGCAATAGGTGAAATTTGTCATGTGGCGCCGGATGAGCAGCGCAGTACTGAACCCAAGACTCTGGAGGAGGAGCTCTGAGGTCTGTTGCACTGAAACTGCCACGATTCCCATTTGTTCAGGAAGTGAAGAAatctgtgcatgtgttttaGCTGATAATGACACCATTAGTTTTCACAACACACATGTACTGTGAGTGACGAGGGAACGTTGTGGGACACAAGAAAGGTGAGATGTCTTATTGTGTGTGATgcatatgaaataaaattttctGCATTTCCACCTTGTTTTCTTTTGACCCACAGTTCACAGACTGGCAAATTTGCACGGTTGAAGTTCATATAGATGTGCTCGGCACACAGTGAAGCTGGTGGAGGTGGCAGCAGAATAGGAACAAATTCCTTTTTTACAGCTTCGgttaaaatgaatgtttaagACATCCAAACTCGTAGCTCAAAGCGTAGTTTTGCAGTATTATGCACTGAAATTTAGGAAggaaagagatcagaaaatATGGGCACAGAAATGGGCACTGATTCCATTCTTCAATCAGTGCTGCttgatgttttgatgtttttcttttaactgGTATGCATTCTGATTAACGCTCGTAAAAAAAGCTGGTCACTCTCCACACGTTGCCTGAAGCATGTGATCTAAGCCTCTGTCACTCTGCTTACAGAATACAGAGTGTCTGatattttgtacagtattttctcATCACAACCTTCAGGATCTTAAACTTCATCTTATTGTAATCTAATTGGTTCTCTATATGTCAGAATATACTGACCTTTTTCTGTGCTAGTTTTCATAGTCACTGGACTAAGCAATCATCTTTTGAAACAGACAGCAGTCAATATAGACGATCATATTTTAAAGAGCTGTGTTAGTCATCTGGATGTGAAATCGTATCTTTCTGGGAAGGTGGACGATTTTTAGCTGTTTAATGACCAAATGTATCAGAGCATGTAGTGAAGCTAGAGGTTCATTTTACATGACTACAGTGAGGACTCGTGTGTTACCTGATGACTGATTTATGTCGCTCCTGGTTATTGTATATTAGTTAGATCAGTTCTGTAAGTTAAGAAGCTTGTAATATTGCATCCTTGAATATTGAAATCGCTTCTGAGTGCTTGGTGACTGACTGAGCTATTTGTCAAAGGTGAAATTTCAGTATTCCTGCCTCGATTTGCACCGAAAGAGTTGGATTAAGCAAGATATAATGAGTGCAGAGTTACTACTAGTCAAGGGGCCTTTCTAACACCCCCAACCCCCCATTACcctccagtttttttttcttacaagcCCATATACATAATCTTACTTTtcggtgtgtgggtgtgtgtatacatgtgtgtgttgtctgcaGGCTATTATTGTAGTACATTAGAGCAGGTGGTTTGGACATTCCATAAGGACGTTATTGCTGCAGTTCTTTATCTCAACACCCGTTTTCCTCCTCTGTAATTAATCACATCATCAAATtctttgcatttacatttccaaTTTTGCTGTTAACAATTTACAATGATACCGAGtcttatgtttttaaaaagggGCTGGTAAGTGTACACTCAGATATAAACCCCTCCATCAACTGGCTGAATAAAAGCACTGAAGgctgcatgtgtttatgttgatTGAGCCAAAGCCATTGTCAGATCAGATTACTTCTGCTCTTCCCTGCTTGGATTGAGCTGACAGTTTGACTGTCTAGAAGTAATCTCAGTCGATTAAACTTTTATGGTTCTCACTTTGGAATCTTTTGTGTAcattatgtatatttaataattctCAAATGATTGTAGCAGATGGGATTTTCCTAGTAAAAGACAAGTCTCCATTTTGAATAACAGCACATGTGTGCTGCAATAATCTAAATCCTGAGCAAAAATGACTGCCATTCATTGAAAAACTCAAATTCTAttatgagtgtgttgtgttaaaagCAAACAGGCTGATTAATGGCTGAGTAAATATTTGGTCATGGAAAGTTTCTGTTCAGCTGCGAGCAACTCACTGACCTCTTTCATACATTTCATACATTTACCCTGGAGTAACACCAGGTGTGTAATATAAGCATCACATGAAGGTACTGAGGTATTCAGGGTCGGGGTAGAGCCATACCTTCTAGCTcaaagttaaaaaacaaacaaactgtaaaatgtgaaaaagtgccCTCTAGTGTGCATTTAGAGTGGAGGATGTGTAAGAGTATAAAGTGCCCTAAAGACTCCTCAGCAGCTATTCCTACTGCCAGCAGAAAGATCAACAGCACATGCTTTCTGGCTTTTTGATAGTGAGATTAAAAGTTTAACAATGAATTGAATAAGTCTCGTTAAAGAGCTACCAGAATCCTGAGCCATGCACCCTCTCAGTTATTTACTGATCACACTCAGGTTGTAACAAGTTCCTATTCAGGGCTGTCTAATCAATTATAACAGCATGAAAAGAAAATCTGCTCTACACTTCTAACAAGGTGATAAGCTAATTGTTTTAGCCAGTCATGAACAGGGTGCTTAAATGTCAAAAGACCCAAAGAAGTGCTCATGCTGCAGATTCTCTTCATTCATAGTGATCTTCCAGAAcagtttctgtgtgtatttgttcccTCATGTTGTACAATGTTTTGTCATGCTGCTGCAGGTTGAATAAGCATGATATCTTTGTAGATTCTGCTTTTTAAATGAGCAGCATACTGTAGATGTGACTGTGTGATTTTTACTGGATTTCTgtggagtttaaaaaaatatggaacacattttaatttaattttttatatggACCTGAATGATGTTTTAAGTCTGTGTTAGTCTGTCTCTTCAAGATTACATGGAGTTTTCTTTTCCGTCATTGTTGTGGTCataaattaaaaacttaaaactaAACCAAAACTCTTGAATTGATGCAACTGAAGCACAAGGTTTTAAACCTCTAAATTAAAGAAGGCTTTGGCTGAATCTACATTGTGATGTCTTGGCCCACATCTGTGAAACACATCTGCAAACTCCACTGAATATTTTCatgtttgcttgattttgtgtcACAAAATTGCAATAAGAGAAATTCATGACTTTAAACTTGTTCCGGGTTGCGTTCACATTAAGTGAAAGCAATTTAGCATATCTGTTGTTTCAATatgaaaaagagaaatgttATACCAACTTAATTCAAGTGTTTACATTTTCTCATCCAGAGTGAAGACACTGAGCAGCAGATCATCAGGGAAACATTTCACCTGGTATCAAAGCGGGATGAGAACGTCTGCAATTTTCTTGAGGGTGGAATGTAAGAATCATACACAGTTTTTGAAAGAATAGCGTATTGGATACATGATAAAATAACGAATGCTCTTATATACACACAGGTTAATAGGCGGATCAGACAACAAGCTGATCTACAGACACTATGCGACACTGTACTTTGTATTCTGTGTGGACTCCTCAGAGAGCGAACTCGGCATTCTAGACTTAATccaggtaatttttttttgtcctgcagtTTATTTCATAGTTGTTGTGATGTGGTTCAACCCTGAAGTCAATTGTGTTATTTGTCACCACGCAGGTGTTTGTGGAAACGCTGGACAAATGTTTTGAGAATGTCTGTGAGCTTGACCTCATTTTCCATGTAGACAAGGTAATGTATGATAAAGAAGCATTTCTATTGACAGACCACTGATCTTACACTTTATGGTCAGAAGTATGTGAATGTCTGCCATCAgatgtggggatttgtgctcatttt
Proteins encoded in this window:
- the ap3s1 gene encoding AP-3 complex subunit sigma-1 isoform X2, encoding MIKAILIFNNHGKPRLSKFYEHYSEDTEQQIIRETFHLVSKRDENVCNFLEGGMLIGGSDNKLIYRHYATLYFVFCVDSSESELGILDLIQVFVETLDKCFENVCELDLIFHVDKVHNILSEMVMGGMVLETNMNEIITQVDSQNKLEKSETFIFQSPRQDR
- the ap3s1 gene encoding AP-3 complex subunit sigma-1 isoform X1, which produces MIKAILIFNNHGKPRLSKFYEHYSEDTEQQIIRETFHLVSKRDENVCNFLEGGMLIGGSDNKLIYRHYATLYFVFCVDSSESELGILDLIQVFVETLDKCFENVCELDLIFHVDKVHNILSEMVMGGMVLETNMNEIITQVDSQNKLEKSEAGIAGAPARAVSAVKNMNLPEMPKNINIGDISIKVPNLPSFK